A genomic window from Micromonospora violae includes:
- the hemC gene encoding hydroxymethylbilane synthase, with protein sequence MTAPLRLGTRGSALAMAQSGQVAEALTAATGRPVELVEVVTAGDRSNAPVHRLGVGVFVSALRDALTAGTIDFAVHSYKDLPTAAAGGLHIAAVPARQDPRDALVARAGRTLAELSPGATVGTGALRRIAQLHALGLQLEVTPIRGNVDTRLARVLGPEADLDAVVLARAGLARLGRLDVITESLDPMLMLPAPAQGALAVECRVDDQNLVELLAVLDHAPSRAAVTAERAFLATLEAGCSAPVAAYAELAEGESGDEIYLRGAVISPDGTRDLRLSRTGTPADAAEIGKALAAELLDLGADSILGHEGHTGPGTQQFGSTE encoded by the coding sequence ATGACCGCCCCCCTGCGCCTCGGCACCCGGGGCAGCGCCCTGGCGATGGCCCAGTCCGGCCAGGTCGCCGAGGCGCTGACCGCCGCCACCGGCCGCCCCGTCGAGCTGGTCGAGGTGGTCACCGCGGGCGACCGCTCCAACGCGCCGGTGCACCGGCTCGGCGTCGGGGTGTTCGTCTCCGCGCTGCGCGACGCGCTGACCGCCGGGACGATCGACTTCGCGGTGCACTCGTACAAGGACCTGCCCACGGCTGCCGCCGGCGGGCTGCACATCGCGGCGGTGCCGGCCCGGCAGGACCCCCGAGACGCTCTGGTGGCCCGCGCCGGCCGGACGCTCGCCGAGCTGTCGCCCGGGGCCACCGTGGGCACCGGTGCGCTGCGCCGGATCGCCCAGTTGCACGCCCTCGGCCTGCAACTGGAGGTCACCCCGATCCGCGGCAACGTCGACACCCGCCTGGCGCGGGTGCTCGGCCCCGAGGCCGACCTCGACGCGGTCGTCCTGGCCCGAGCCGGTCTGGCCCGACTCGGCCGGCTCGACGTGATCACCGAATCGCTGGACCCGATGCTGATGCTGCCCGCGCCCGCTCAGGGTGCGCTGGCCGTGGAGTGCCGGGTCGACGACCAGAACCTGGTCGAGCTGCTCGCGGTGCTCGACCACGCACCGTCGCGTGCCGCGGTCACCGCGGAACGCGCGTTTCTGGCAACCCTGGAGGCCGGGTGCAGCGCACCCGTCGCCGCCTATGCCGAGCTCGCCGAAGGCGAGAGCGGCGATGAGATCTACCTGCGCGGGGCGGTGATCAGCCCGGACGGCACTCGTGACCTCCGGCTGTCCCGCACCGGAACGCCCGCCGACGCGGCGGAGATCGGTAAGGCACTCGCCGCCGAACTCCTCGACCTCGGCGCCGACTCGATCCTCGGCCACGAAGGACACACCGGCCCGGGGACCCAGCAATTTGGGAGCACAGAATGA
- the hemB gene encoding porphobilinogen synthase, with the protein MSYPEIRPRRLRRTPAIRRLVSETRVDPAELVVPMFVKEGLTEPRAIGSLPGVLQHSRDSLRKAAVEAVQAGVGGIMLFGVPEQRDPTGSGGIDPDGILNVAIRDVVAEVGDATVVMSDLCLDEFTSHGHCGLLTPDGEVDNDATLGAYAEMAVAQAAAGVGMVGPSGMMDGQVGVVRRALDDAGYQHVSVLAYAVKYASAFYGPFREAVESALEGDRRTYQQDPANLRESLREVALDVAEGADLVMVKPALPYLDVVSAVRAAVDVPVAAYQVSGEYAMVEAAAANGWIDRERVMLETLTSIKRAGAQVILTYWAVEAAGLLRERY; encoded by the coding sequence ATGTCGTACCCCGAGATCCGGCCCCGCAGGCTGCGCCGCACCCCGGCGATCCGCCGGCTGGTGTCCGAGACCCGGGTCGACCCGGCCGAGCTGGTCGTGCCAATGTTCGTCAAGGAAGGGCTGACCGAGCCCCGGGCCATCGGGTCGCTCCCGGGGGTGCTCCAGCACTCCCGGGACTCCCTGCGCAAGGCGGCGGTCGAGGCGGTCCAGGCCGGTGTCGGCGGGATCATGCTCTTCGGTGTGCCGGAGCAGCGGGACCCGACCGGCTCCGGCGGTATCGACCCCGACGGCATCCTCAACGTCGCGATCCGTGACGTGGTGGCCGAGGTGGGCGACGCCACCGTGGTGATGAGCGACCTGTGCCTGGACGAGTTCACCTCGCACGGGCACTGCGGGCTGCTCACCCCCGACGGCGAGGTCGACAACGACGCCACCCTGGGCGCGTACGCCGAGATGGCGGTGGCCCAGGCCGCCGCCGGGGTCGGCATGGTCGGGCCGTCCGGGATGATGGACGGCCAGGTCGGCGTGGTACGCCGGGCGCTCGACGACGCCGGTTACCAGCACGTCTCCGTGCTGGCCTACGCCGTGAAGTACGCCTCCGCCTTCTACGGCCCGTTCCGCGAGGCGGTGGAGTCGGCGCTGGAGGGCGACCGGCGCACCTACCAGCAGGACCCGGCCAATCTGCGTGAGTCGCTGCGGGAGGTCGCGCTCGACGTCGCCGAGGGCGCGGACCTGGTGATGGTCAAGCCGGCGTTGCCCTACCTCGACGTGGTGTCGGCGGTGCGGGCCGCGGTGGACGTCCCGGTCGCCGCCTACCAGGTCTCCGGCGAGTACGCGATGGTCGAGGCGGCTGCCGCGAACGGCTGGATCGACCGGGAGCGGGTGATGCTGGAGACGCTCACCTCGATCAAGCGGGCCGGCGCGCAGGTCATCCTCACCTACTGGGCCGTCGAGGCCGCCGGGCTGCTCCGCGAGCGCTACTGA
- a CDS encoding uroporphyrinogen-III synthase, which yields MTRTRKPVGRIAFVGAGPGDPGLLTRRAHDALVDADQVIYDRGVPESLLAVVRAEASDDAEFTPAEGAPGDVAKVLISAARSGLNAVHLVAGDPFGHDSVVKEVQAVARTAAHFEVVPGVGQAEGVATYAGVPLPGVRTAADVEDVSALDFEALATAVGRGSLALAVDAGDLAAVRDGLLAAGVDGTTGVGVTGDGTGETQYTTTSTVDSFVAAALGFTGRVVLTVGAGVGQRDKLSWWENRPLYGWKVLVPRTKEQAGAMSARLRAYGAIPCEVPTIAVEPPRTPAQMERAVKGLVDGRYAWVIFTSVNAVRAVWEKFAEHGLDARHFGGVKIACIGEATADAVRAFGIQPELIPAGEQSSEGLLAEFSPHDEILDPVGRVLLPRADIATETLAAGLTERGWEVDDVTAYRTVRAAPPPAEIRDAIKSGGFDAVLFTSSSTVRNLVGIAGKPHARTVVAVIGPKTAETATEFGLRVDVQPPHASVPDLVEALAAYAVELREKLAAMPAKQRRGSKVQGPTALRFR from the coding sequence ATGACCCGCACCCGTAAGCCCGTCGGCCGTATCGCGTTCGTCGGGGCTGGCCCCGGTGACCCGGGCCTGCTGACCCGTCGGGCCCACGACGCCCTGGTCGACGCCGACCAGGTGATCTACGACCGGGGAGTCCCGGAGTCGTTGCTCGCCGTCGTGCGCGCCGAGGCCTCCGACGATGCCGAGTTCACCCCGGCCGAGGGCGCGCCGGGGGACGTGGCGAAGGTGCTGATCTCCGCGGCCCGCTCTGGGCTGAACGCGGTGCACCTGGTCGCCGGCGACCCGTTCGGGCACGACTCGGTGGTCAAGGAGGTGCAGGCGGTGGCCCGCACCGCCGCCCACTTCGAGGTGGTGCCCGGCGTCGGTCAGGCCGAGGGTGTGGCCACCTACGCGGGGGTCCCGCTGCCGGGTGTGCGTACCGCCGCTGACGTCGAGGACGTCAGCGCACTGGACTTCGAGGCACTGGCCACGGCCGTCGGCCGGGGTTCGCTCGCGCTCGCCGTGGACGCCGGTGACCTCGCCGCCGTCCGGGACGGGCTGCTCGCCGCCGGGGTCGACGGCACCACCGGCGTCGGGGTGACCGGCGACGGCACCGGCGAGACCCAGTACACGACCACCTCGACGGTGGACAGCTTCGTGGCCGCCGCGCTCGGCTTCACCGGTCGGGTGGTGCTCACCGTCGGCGCCGGGGTGGGGCAGCGCGACAAGCTGAGCTGGTGGGAGAACCGCCCGCTGTACGGCTGGAAGGTGCTCGTACCCCGGACCAAGGAGCAGGCCGGCGCGATGAGCGCCCGGCTGCGCGCGTACGGGGCGATCCCGTGCGAGGTGCCGACCATCGCGGTCGAGCCGCCGCGTACCCCGGCGCAGATGGAGCGGGCGGTCAAGGGCCTGGTCGACGGCCGGTACGCCTGGGTGATCTTCACGTCGGTCAACGCGGTCCGCGCGGTCTGGGAGAAGTTCGCCGAGCACGGCCTCGACGCCCGGCACTTCGGCGGCGTCAAGATCGCCTGCATCGGCGAGGCCACGGCGGACGCGGTCCGCGCGTTCGGCATCCAGCCGGAGCTGATCCCTGCCGGGGAGCAGTCCTCCGAGGGTCTGCTGGCCGAGTTCTCGCCGCACGACGAGATCCTCGACCCGGTGGGCCGGGTGCTGCTGCCGCGCGCCGACATCGCCACCGAGACGCTCGCCGCCGGGCTCACCGAGCGCGGCTGGGAGGTCGACGACGTGACCGCGTACCGGACGGTGCGGGCCGCTCCGCCGCCCGCCGAGATCCGCGACGCGATCAAGTCGGGTGGCTTCGACGCGGTGCTCTTCACCTCGTCCTCCACCGTGCGCAACCTGGTCGGTATCGCCGGGAAGCCGCACGCCCGGACGGTTGTTGCCGTCATTGGGCCCAAGACGGCGGAGACCGCGACGGAGTTCGGCCTGCGGGTCGACGTCCAGCCGCCGCACGCCTCGGTGCCCGACCTGGTGGAGGCGCTCGCCGCCTACGCCGTCGAGCTGCGCGAGAAGCTGGCCGCCATGCCGGCCAAGCAGCGCCGTGGCTCGAAGGTGCAGGGCCCCACCGCCCTGCGCTTCCGGTAG
- a CDS encoding glutamyl-tRNA reductase: protein MKLLVVGASYRTAPVATLEQLAVPPADLTRTLDRLIAQPYVAEAVIVSTCNRVEVYAAVSGFHGGLGDVCAVLAEQAGSSPTALASHLYVHYDTAAVDHVFRVATGLDSMVVGEAQILGQLRDAYHWATGADSAGRLLHELMQQALRVGKRAHSETGIDRAGQSVVTAALELAAGHLDGDLAGRPALVVGAGAMGSLGVATLSRLGAGPLTVSNRGADRAVRLAESYGASAAPMTELADTLSTVDIVVAATASTEPVLTRAVVTTALAERDPARGPLVLLDLAVPRDVEEGVAELPGVEVIDIDRMAALLADGPAAADAAAVERIVLAEVEGFLTWLRGTDVAPTVAALRGRADDVVTAELRRLAQRRPDLSDDLRAEVARTVHRVVQRLLHQPTVKVRQLAAEPGGDQYAALLRELFDLEVPQTSPVDTVPDVLTPDLGPALPGTDAAEPTPPTGGAR from the coding sequence GTGAAACTGCTCGTCGTCGGCGCGTCCTACCGGACCGCCCCGGTCGCCACGCTGGAGCAGCTGGCCGTGCCCCCCGCCGACCTGACCCGCACCCTGGACCGCCTGATCGCCCAGCCGTACGTGGCCGAGGCGGTGATCGTCTCCACCTGCAACCGGGTGGAGGTCTACGCCGCCGTGTCCGGTTTCCACGGCGGGCTCGGCGACGTCTGCGCCGTGCTGGCCGAGCAGGCCGGCAGCTCGCCGACGGCGCTCGCCAGCCACCTGTACGTGCACTACGACACCGCCGCCGTGGACCACGTCTTCCGGGTCGCCACCGGTCTGGACTCGATGGTGGTCGGCGAGGCCCAGATCCTCGGCCAGCTGCGCGACGCGTACCACTGGGCCACCGGCGCCGACTCGGCCGGCCGGCTGCTGCACGAGCTGATGCAGCAGGCGTTGCGGGTCGGCAAGCGGGCCCACTCCGAGACCGGCATCGACCGGGCCGGCCAGAGCGTCGTCACCGCCGCACTGGAGCTGGCCGCCGGGCACCTCGACGGCGACCTCGCCGGCCGTCCGGCCCTGGTGGTCGGCGCTGGCGCGATGGGGTCGCTCGGAGTGGCCACGCTGTCCCGGCTGGGCGCCGGGCCGCTCACCGTCAGCAACCGGGGTGCCGACCGGGCCGTCCGGCTCGCCGAGTCGTACGGGGCGAGTGCCGCGCCGATGACCGAGCTGGCCGACACCCTGTCCACAGTGGACATCGTAGTGGCCGCCACGGCGTCCACCGAACCGGTCCTCACCCGGGCGGTGGTCACCACGGCGCTGGCCGAACGCGACCCGGCCCGGGGCCCGCTGGTCCTGCTCGACCTGGCCGTCCCGCGCGACGTCGAGGAGGGCGTCGCCGAGCTGCCCGGCGTCGAGGTGATCGACATCGACCGGATGGCGGCGCTGCTCGCCGACGGTCCGGCGGCTGCCGACGCCGCAGCCGTCGAACGCATCGTGCTCGCCGAGGTGGAGGGCTTCCTCACCTGGTTGCGCGGCACCGACGTGGCACCCACCGTGGCCGCGCTGCGGGGCCGGGCCGACGACGTGGTCACCGCCGAGCTGCGCCGACTGGCCCAGCGCCGCCCCGACCTCAGCGACGACCTGCGGGCCGAGGTCGCCCGGACGGTGCACCGGGTGGTGCAGCGGCTGCTGCACCAGCCCACCGTCAAGGTCCGCCAGTTGGCCGCCGAGCCCGGTGGCGACCAGTACGCGGCACTGCTGCGCGAACTGTTCGACCTGGAGGTGCCGCAGACCTCGCCGGTGGACACCGTTCCGGACGTGCTGACCCCCGACCTCGGCCCGGCGCTCCCCGGCACCGACGCCGCCGAGCCCACCCCACCCACCGGAGGTGCGCGATGA
- a CDS encoding helix-turn-helix transcriptional regulator, whose amino-acid sequence MDDSPTPPDPGASTDGWISDGPSPSEPSTKPWPVVGIVRAVRRHADLSQRELARLASAHHATIGRIEAGRTVPSIEMLRRIVGAAGCRLAVVDEFGRVLRPMRDWEDTRDGAGRRYPSHLDTILDPRPGEWWADIYGLARPPETFYRNREVRDAMRRRSQWEVRVAKHRGDPPPPQVWRYR is encoded by the coding sequence ATGGACGACTCACCGACACCCCCGGATCCGGGAGCCAGCACCGACGGTTGGATCTCCGACGGTCCGAGCCCCAGCGAGCCCTCCACCAAACCGTGGCCGGTCGTCGGCATCGTCCGGGCGGTCCGTCGCCACGCCGACCTGAGCCAACGTGAGCTGGCCCGGCTAGCGAGCGCGCACCATGCGACCATCGGCCGCATCGAGGCCGGTCGCACGGTGCCGAGCATCGAGATGCTCCGCCGGATCGTCGGGGCCGCCGGATGTCGGCTGGCCGTCGTCGACGAGTTCGGCCGGGTGCTCAGGCCGATGCGGGACTGGGAGGACACGCGCGACGGCGCCGGGCGTCGCTACCCGTCGCACCTGGACACCATCCTCGACCCCCGGCCGGGGGAATGGTGGGCGGACATTTACGGGCTGGCCCGCCCGCCCGAGACGTTCTACCGCAATCGGGAGGTCCGGGACGCGATGCGTCGGCGCAGCCAATGGGAGGTGCGGGTGGCCAAGCACCGGGGCGATCCGCCGCCCCCACAGGTCTGGCGCTACCGCTGA